A single region of the Elizabethkingia sp. JS20170427COW genome encodes:
- a CDS encoding adenylate kinase, whose protein sequence is MINLVLFGPPGSGKGTQAQNLIAKYNLKQISTGDLFRYNIKNETELGKLAKSYIDKGELVPDQVTIDMLVDELKKPADVQGFIFDGFPRTTPQAEVLDTIVKDLFNEEITITLSLKVEDEVLVERLCERGKTSGRVDDSDESIIRNRIKEYYAKTAEVATYYQAQDKFAEINGVGDIQEISEKLYAEIDKVLA, encoded by the coding sequence ATGATAAATCTAGTACTGTTTGGCCCTCCAGGGAGTGGTAAAGGAACTCAAGCTCAAAATCTAATTGCGAAATATAATCTTAAGCAGATCTCTACAGGGGATTTGTTTAGATATAATATCAAGAACGAAACAGAACTTGGAAAATTAGCGAAATCTTATATCGATAAAGGAGAATTAGTTCCGGACCAGGTAACCATAGATATGTTAGTAGATGAGTTGAAGAAGCCTGCCGACGTACAAGGGTTTATCTTTGATGGTTTCCCAAGAACTACCCCTCAAGCAGAGGTGTTGGATACCATTGTTAAAGATTTATTTAATGAAGAAATTACCATAACTCTTTCTTTAAAAGTAGAAGATGAAGTCTTAGTAGAGCGTCTTTGCGAAAGAGGTAAAACTAGTGGTAGAGTAGATGATTCTGATGAATCAATTATTAGAAATAGAATAAAAGAATACTACGCAAAAACTGCTGAGGTAGCTACTTATTATCAAGCTCAAGATAAATTTGCTGAAATTAATGGAGTAGGAGACATCCAAGAGATTTCAGAAAAATTATATGCTGAAATTGATAAAGTACTTGCTTAG
- the hpt gene encoding hypoxanthine phosphoribosyltransferase translates to MNSIKVHDKTFVPYLKDEELQEVVKKVALDIYEDYKDEVPVFVGVLNGVIMFFADLLRHYPGECELAFLQVSSYSGTESTGIVYKKMDLTKEVKDRHIILVEDIVDTGNTIESLFEYFKNTQRPKSVKVASLLLKPEVYKKDFKIDYVGKEIPNKFVLGYGLDYDELGRNLRDLYQLEEGKINEK, encoded by the coding sequence ATGAATAGTATTAAAGTTCACGACAAGACGTTTGTTCCTTATTTGAAGGACGAAGAATTACAAGAAGTAGTTAAAAAAGTAGCCTTAGATATCTACGAGGATTACAAAGACGAAGTACCTGTTTTTGTTGGAGTTTTAAACGGAGTAATTATGTTTTTTGCAGATTTGCTAAGACATTACCCTGGAGAGTGTGAGCTAGCCTTTTTACAAGTAAGCTCATATTCAGGAACCGAGTCTACAGGAATTGTCTATAAGAAAATGGATCTTACCAAGGAGGTAAAAGATCGCCATATTATCTTAGTAGAAGATATTGTAGATACAGGGAATACCATAGAATCTCTTTTTGAATATTTTAAAAATACCCAAAGACCTAAATCTGTAAAGGTAGCAAGTCTTTTATTGAAACCTGAAGTTTATAAAAAAGATTTTAAAATAGACTATGTAGGGAAAGAAATCCCAAATAAGTTTGTTTTAGGTTATGGCTTGGATTATGATGAACTAGGCCGTAATCTTAGAGACCTTTATCAATTGGAAGAGGGAAAAATAAACGAGAAATAA
- the polA gene encoding DNA polymerase I has product MNPSPDKRLFLVDAYAMIFRGYYALIRSPRITSTGMNTSAIFGFTNSLIELIKRERPTHLAVAFDVGGATIRHEEFQEYKANRSETPEAIKIAVPYIHQILKAMGIPILGVEGYEADDVIGTLSHKAESNGYQVFMVTPDKDFAQLVTEQVKIYKPAMRGNDIEILGIEEVKQKYEINNPKQVIDFLAMMGDSVDNIPGLEGVGEKTAIKFLKEYGSIENLLANTHQLKGKLKEKVEASAERGLLSKRLATIITDVPIEFNEKNYALEIPDFESIKSIFEELEFRRLYKTMSKAFSIALPTDTTEVAQETPKAEEVKKVSAVAEQLSLFDMIEEEDTAPSKKDINSQDHLYQVINTEKALKILVGNIMTKNAFCFDIETSTQNDMDAQIIGISLSYKKGLAYYIPFSKDSEKTQNLLSILNPLFENEEQIKIAHNLKFDFKILHHHGLSLKGKLYDTMIAHYLLNPDGRHGLDYLSEMYLHYLPIPIENLVGKKGKNQKNLQDLPLEELCIYVSESADLSYQLYELFTPQLKEQGLIKLFDEVEMPLTKVLAEMELAGISLDAEWLSQESLDLDKDLQQLEQKIYSLSGEEFNLNSPKQLGEILFGKLQLDPKAKKTKTGQYATSEDILQKLTSKHDIIPPILEYRQLQKLKSTYVDALPQEISPIDQRVHTTFSQTTAATGRLASLNPNLQNIPIRTPRGQQIRGAFVAKEDHQLISADYSQIELRLIAEISGEQNMIEAFEHGADIHASTAAKLFKIPIEEVSKTQRSQAKTVNFGIIYGQGAFALAEQTGLSRNEAKAMIDAYYENYPRLGEFMKEQVKKARDLGYVETILGRKRHLVDINSNNFVVRGHAERNAVNAPIQGSAADIIKLAMIRIQEKLHGLHTKMLLQVHDELIFETPKEEVAQVCEIIKTEMESAFPTKVPLTVEVGVGKNWLEAH; this is encoded by the coding sequence ATGAATCCATCTCCAGATAAAAGACTATTTTTAGTTGATGCTTATGCCATGATTTTCCGTGGCTACTACGCTTTAATCCGAAGCCCTAGAATCACTAGCACAGGGATGAATACTTCGGCTATTTTTGGCTTTACCAATTCATTAATCGAATTGATTAAAAGAGAACGCCCTACCCACCTTGCTGTTGCTTTTGATGTGGGAGGAGCAACCATACGTCACGAGGAATTTCAAGAATACAAAGCCAACCGCTCCGAGACTCCCGAAGCTATTAAAATTGCAGTACCTTATATCCACCAAATACTAAAAGCAATGGGCATTCCCATCCTTGGAGTAGAGGGCTATGAGGCAGATGATGTAATTGGCACCTTATCCCATAAAGCTGAAAGCAATGGCTACCAAGTCTTCATGGTTACTCCTGATAAAGATTTTGCACAACTGGTTACAGAGCAAGTAAAAATCTACAAGCCAGCCATGAGAGGAAATGATATTGAAATCCTAGGTATAGAAGAGGTAAAACAAAAATACGAAATCAACAACCCTAAACAAGTAATTGATTTCCTTGCCATGATGGGAGATAGCGTGGACAATATCCCTGGGCTAGAAGGCGTAGGCGAAAAAACAGCTATTAAATTTTTAAAAGAATATGGCAGTATCGAAAATCTCCTTGCCAACACCCATCAACTAAAAGGAAAATTAAAAGAAAAGGTAGAGGCCTCTGCAGAACGTGGTTTACTATCCAAAAGGCTCGCCACCATTATCACCGATGTCCCTATCGAGTTTAATGAAAAAAACTATGCGCTAGAAATTCCAGATTTTGAGAGTATTAAATCTATTTTTGAGGAATTAGAATTCAGAAGACTTTATAAAACCATGTCTAAGGCCTTCTCCATAGCACTTCCTACCGACACTACTGAGGTTGCGCAAGAAACGCCAAAAGCCGAAGAGGTAAAAAAAGTTTCAGCTGTAGCCGAACAACTAAGTCTCTTCGATATGATAGAGGAAGAAGATACAGCACCTTCTAAAAAAGACATCAATAGCCAAGACCACCTTTATCAAGTAATTAATACCGAAAAGGCATTAAAAATACTTGTGGGGAATATCATGACTAAAAATGCTTTCTGTTTCGATATCGAGACCAGTACCCAAAATGATATGGATGCTCAAATCATTGGGATTTCCCTATCATATAAAAAAGGATTGGCTTACTACATTCCTTTTTCTAAGGACTCAGAAAAGACTCAGAACTTGTTATCGATTTTAAATCCTCTATTCGAAAATGAAGAGCAAATCAAAATTGCCCATAATTTAAAATTCGATTTCAAAATATTACACCACCACGGCCTATCATTAAAAGGAAAGCTGTACGACACCATGATTGCCCACTATCTACTAAATCCAGATGGCAGACATGGGCTGGACTATCTTTCTGAAATGTACCTACATTATCTTCCCATTCCTATCGAGAATTTAGTAGGCAAAAAAGGGAAAAATCAAAAAAACCTTCAAGATTTACCTTTAGAAGAGCTATGTATATATGTTTCGGAATCTGCTGATCTTAGCTATCAACTCTACGAGCTCTTCACTCCACAGCTAAAAGAACAAGGTCTTATCAAGCTTTTTGATGAAGTAGAAATGCCTCTAACAAAGGTATTAGCCGAAATGGAATTGGCAGGAATCTCCTTGGATGCAGAATGGTTATCTCAAGAAAGCTTGGATCTCGACAAAGACCTGCAGCAGCTAGAACAAAAGATATACTCTTTAAGTGGAGAAGAATTTAACTTAAACTCTCCAAAACAATTAGGAGAAATTTTATTCGGAAAATTACAGCTCGACCCTAAGGCGAAAAAAACCAAAACTGGACAATACGCCACTTCGGAAGATATTTTACAAAAACTAACTTCCAAGCATGACATTATCCCTCCTATTTTAGAATATCGCCAGTTACAAAAACTAAAGTCCACTTATGTAGATGCTTTACCTCAGGAGATTTCCCCTATAGACCAGAGGGTACACACTACCTTCTCTCAAACTACCGCTGCCACAGGAAGACTTGCAAGCCTAAATCCTAACCTCCAAAACATTCCGATCCGTACTCCTAGAGGACAGCAAATCCGAGGTGCTTTTGTGGCAAAGGAAGACCACCAATTAATTTCTGCCGATTATTCCCAAATCGAATTAAGATTAATCGCTGAAATCAGTGGCGAACAAAACATGATTGAAGCCTTTGAACACGGTGCTGACATCCACGCTTCCACCGCTGCAAAACTTTTTAAAATCCCTATTGAAGAAGTTAGCAAAACCCAAAGGAGCCAAGCCAAAACCGTTAATTTTGGTATTATCTACGGACAAGGAGCTTTTGCTCTAGCAGAACAAACAGGACTTAGCAGAAATGAAGCCAAAGCTATGATTGATGCTTATTACGAAAACTATCCAAGACTTGGAGAATTCATGAAAGAGCAAGTAAAAAAAGCAAGAGATTTGGGCTATGTAGAAACCATTTTAGGGAGAAAAAGACATTTGGTAGATATCAATTCCAATAATTTTGTGGTACGAGGTCATGCGGAAAGAAATGCTGTAAACGCTCCTATACAAGGAAGTGCTGCCGATATCATTAAATTAGCGATGATCAGAATACAAGAAAAACTACACGGCTTACACACCAAAATGCTACTACAAGTCCATGATGAATTAATTTTTGAAACTCCTAAAGAAGAGGTAGCACAAGTCTGCGAGATCATTAAAACCGAAATGGAAAGCGCCTTTCCTACCAAGGTTCCTTTAACGGTAGAAGTGGGAGTAGGTAAAAACTGGTTAGAAGCACACTAA
- a CDS encoding glycosyltransferase has protein sequence MKVLIIIPAHNEEENIQLCLDSLKGQTFGEFSCIIVNDGSTDKTLSIAQETIQGDAKFRIINLSQSQHQPGAKVVRTFNAGLQEVKLKDFDIVCKFDADIIFPNNYLESIVKTYQNHPKAGMVSGLVYIQNKEGRWIFENLSSKNHVRGPIKSYRVKCFQDMNGLRPMLGWDNIDVMLAKMHQWEVVTLKDIWVKHLRPTAYKYKSQKAEKLGQYFYNIGLNFPLAFISSLKSSLKNKSITELWITLRSFLSQKHERALSPKEISYIRKLRWKQMFRKK, from the coding sequence ATGAAAGTATTAATTATTATTCCTGCTCATAACGAAGAAGAGAATATCCAATTATGCTTAGACTCCCTAAAAGGACAAACTTTTGGGGAGTTTTCCTGCATCATTGTCAATGATGGTTCTACCGACAAAACTCTCAGTATCGCTCAAGAAACCATTCAAGGAGATGCTAAATTCAGAATCATTAACCTTTCCCAATCCCAACATCAACCTGGGGCAAAAGTGGTCCGAACTTTTAACGCAGGCCTACAAGAGGTTAAGCTAAAGGATTTTGATATCGTCTGTAAATTTGATGCAGACATTATTTTCCCCAACAACTATTTAGAAAGCATTGTTAAAACCTATCAAAACCATCCAAAAGCGGGAATGGTAAGCGGATTGGTTTATATTCAAAATAAAGAAGGACGCTGGATTTTTGAAAACCTATCTTCTAAAAACCACGTGAGGGGTCCCATCAAATCTTATCGTGTGAAATGCTTTCAAGATATGAATGGCTTACGCCCTATGCTAGGTTGGGACAATATTGATGTTATGCTGGCAAAAATGCACCAATGGGAAGTGGTTACCTTAAAAGATATTTGGGTAAAACACCTTCGCCCCACCGCTTACAAATATAAAAGCCAAAAAGCTGAAAAACTTGGTCAATATTTTTATAATATTGGTCTTAATTTTCCTCTAGCTTTTATCTCTTCGCTAAAATCTTCTTTAAAAAATAAGTCTATTACAGAATTATGGATTACACTGAGGAGTTTTCTTAGCCAAAAGCATGAAAGAGCCCTAAGCCCCAAAGAGATTTCCTATATCAGAAAACTACGATGGAAACAAATGTTTCGCAAGAAATAA
- a CDS encoding FkbM family methyltransferase, with translation MKLADKFSEYLLEIFPSFYKKKYYQFLENVNFDNVLDKNLDPELVWVKNILNADSVFIDIGASSGKYLKMLEDVLQPENIYAFEPNLTSYKRLKKLFPSINLHPYALSSKNELVNYKIPIINQRVAHYKGTLQIDVKIEGEEKSIRQKVISKRFDDWAEKNLFKKIDFIKIDVEGNEAYTLAGMVDTLLRCHPILMIEMQQQHHKRPVWEYIQYFERYGYLAHYLDKNNFNLKPLTLEKCQEKCAINTPHNHIIFIPKK, from the coding sequence ATGAAGTTAGCAGACAAGTTTTCAGAATATCTACTCGAAATTTTTCCATCTTTTTATAAAAAAAAATATTACCAGTTTTTGGAGAATGTAAATTTTGACAATGTTCTCGACAAGAACCTTGATCCTGAGCTTGTTTGGGTTAAAAATATCCTAAATGCAGATTCTGTTTTCATAGATATTGGTGCAAGTTCAGGGAAATATCTAAAGATGTTGGAAGATGTTCTTCAACCTGAAAATATCTACGCCTTTGAGCCCAACCTAACTTCTTATAAAAGATTAAAAAAATTATTCCCTAGCATCAATTTGCATCCCTATGCCCTTTCATCCAAAAACGAATTGGTAAATTACAAAATCCCTATTATCAACCAACGCGTTGCTCATTATAAAGGGACTTTGCAAATAGATGTAAAGATAGAGGGAGAGGAAAAAAGCATTCGTCAAAAAGTAATCAGCAAGCGTTTTGATGATTGGGCAGAGAAAAATCTGTTTAAAAAAATAGATTTCATCAAGATAGATGTGGAAGGTAACGAAGCTTACACACTTGCAGGCATGGTAGATACCTTGCTAAGATGCCACCCTATCCTAATGATAGAAATGCAACAACAACATCACAAAAGACCTGTATGGGAGTACATTCAATATTTTGAGCGTTATGGATATCTCGCTCACTATTTAGATAAAAATAACTTTAACTTAAAGCCATTAACTCTAGAAAAATGCCAAGAGAAATGCGCTATCAACACACCTCATAACCATATAATTTTTATTCCGAAAAAATGA
- a CDS encoding lipopolysaccharide biosynthesis protein has protein sequence MSVVARQSFKYSIVGYLGFLLGTISAIAIFPADMEFYGKLRYVFSAAEIVMPFVVFGLSYATQKYYFIAEKSNKHQNLISLTLLGVFLNYLLFIALYYGINFIFPDIRNWNFFKDFWDYQYIIIPLIIILSLSQVYNKYISNYKRIVIPNVFENIFPKVANLGAFILFFYLDFSENTALYLFLGVCFLGLVGYMYYLNTLEKTKPDFSLDFVKKDKLWREILNYGFFGFLGNIGNYLSFRIAGYMIPGYLSFEDNGVYATIIAITSLLTVPQMGLSNIATPIINQQLENNETKELNLFHQKTSLSLLFLGLTLFACVLVGYPYLTHLMQNGRLLRMAEPVLWITGIGLMFDLATGFNGQIISMSRYYRINIVMTLFLALVNIGLNYYFLVFTHLGLIGVALASTIALILYNILKISFNIWKFKVHPFSIEMLFALLLCIIATTIVILIPEFESNLLNLFFKPFVVLLIIFIGNLFLKIIPLDKYLKKDFFKSILKFK, from the coding sequence ATGAGTGTAGTTGCTAGACAAAGTTTTAAATATTCTATAGTAGGATACCTAGGTTTTTTATTGGGTACAATTTCCGCCATCGCTATCTTTCCTGCGGACATGGAGTTTTATGGGAAGCTAAGATATGTATTTTCTGCAGCCGAAATTGTAATGCCTTTTGTTGTTTTTGGTTTATCATATGCTACTCAAAAATATTATTTTATTGCCGAAAAAAGTAATAAACATCAAAACCTTATCAGTCTTACCCTTTTAGGGGTTTTTCTGAACTACCTCCTCTTTATTGCTCTTTATTACGGGATTAATTTTATTTTTCCAGATATTAGAAATTGGAATTTTTTTAAAGACTTTTGGGACTATCAATATATTATCATCCCGCTCATCATCATCCTTTCTCTTAGCCAAGTATATAACAAATACATTTCCAACTACAAGCGAATTGTTATCCCGAATGTATTCGAAAATATATTTCCTAAAGTTGCTAATTTAGGGGCTTTTATCTTATTTTTCTATCTAGATTTTTCAGAAAATACAGCTTTGTATCTTTTCCTTGGGGTTTGCTTCCTTGGGCTGGTGGGATATATGTATTACCTCAATACATTGGAGAAAACCAAACCAGATTTCAGCCTGGATTTTGTAAAAAAAGATAAGCTTTGGCGAGAAATCCTCAACTATGGGTTTTTTGGATTTTTGGGAAATATCGGAAACTATCTTTCTTTCCGAATCGCGGGGTATATGATTCCTGGATATCTTAGCTTCGAGGATAATGGAGTTTATGCAACTATTATTGCTATTACCTCTTTACTTACAGTTCCACAAATGGGGCTAAGTAATATTGCAACTCCCATCATCAACCAACAATTGGAAAATAATGAAACCAAAGAGCTCAATCTCTTTCACCAAAAGACATCTTTATCTCTGCTATTTCTCGGGCTAACTTTATTTGCATGTGTCTTAGTAGGTTACCCTTACCTTACCCACCTCATGCAGAACGGAAGACTGCTAAGGATGGCAGAACCCGTATTGTGGATAACGGGTATAGGACTTATGTTTGATCTGGCAACAGGCTTCAACGGACAGATTATTTCCATGTCTAGGTATTATCGTATCAATATTGTTATGACACTATTCTTAGCATTGGTAAATATTGGTCTCAATTATTATTTCCTTGTTTTCACCCATCTGGGGCTTATTGGTGTTGCCCTAGCTTCTACCATTGCCCTTATTTTATATAACATTTTAAAAATAAGTTTCAACATCTGGAAGTTTAAAGTGCATCCTTTTTCTATAGAAATGCTTTTCGCTTTACTCCTTTGTATTATTGCAACCACAATAGTTATCCTTATCCCTGAGTTTGAATCCAACCTACTCAACCTATTCTTCAAACCTTTTGTGGTATTGCTTATTATCTTTATCGGAAATTTATTCTTAAAAATTATTCCTTTAGACAAATATTTAAAAAAAGATTTTTTCAAAAGTATTCTAAAATTTAAGTAA